The Methanosarcina acetivorans C2A genome includes the window CTTGCAGATCTGGAAAACCAGCGCATGAAACTGGAGACTGAGGCTATTTCGAAAATAACCAATAAAGTCACGATGGCAGGAAATATAACTCTTGAGAGCGGAGAGGAGTTTCAGGTCAATTCTCAGTCCTATAACACTTTGCTTTCGACAGACCAGAGCCGGGAAAACAGGAAAAGGTGTTATGATAAGAGGTTTTACCATCTGGTAAATGAATCCGATTCAATGGCTTTTCTTTATTCTAAAAAAGCCCGACTTGACGACCTTATAGCAAGAGAACTGAATTACAGGGACTCTTATGAATCCAGCCTGTACGACCTTTATCTCACAGAGGATCAGGTTGATGACATGAGTACGGTTTTCAAGAAGAGAAAACATGTATTTGAGGATTATAACGGGCTCAGGAGGAAAAAGCTCGGGCTTGAAACGCTCAGGCCATACGACCTTATGTTGCAGTTGACTGATCAACCGGGCAAAAATTATACTTACTCAGATGCTTTGCAGGAGGTCCAGAAATCCTATTCCGGGATGGATTCCCGTTTCAACGAGATTTTTCTGGAGATGGCTACAGGGAAGTTCATAGACGTGTACCCTGACCCCGAACATGGAAAACAGCCCGGAGGTTACTGTTACGGGCTCTGTGCCCTGAAGGCTCCTGCCCTGATTTTTATGAACTACAACGGCATTATCAGTGACCAGAAGACTCTTACTCATGAGCTCGGGCACGGAATCAATTTCTATCTGATGGGCAATTCCGTGGATTATCTTTATTGCACGGGTCAGATCTACGAAATGGAGGTCCCGTCCACTTTCAACGAAGAACTCTTTGTCGATCACATGGTCGAAAATTCTGATAAAGAAACTGCAGTTGCCGTGCTTGCCCAGCATATCGGGGAATACCAGAACTATTTTACTCGCCAGCCCATGATTACGGAATTCGAATACAAGGCACACAGCTTATGCGCTGAAAAAAGTAATGAAAACGGAACTGTCAGCGGAGCAGAACTTAATGCCCTCTGGACAGCCCTCTCTAAAGAATACAGGAGTGACTCAGTAGAATATTACGATGAAGACTCTGCGGAATGGACTTACATTAACCACATCTACCTGACAAATAACTACTATACTTTCAACTACGCGATTTCAAAGGCAATCACTCTCGCCCTCTTTAAGCAGTATCGGGAAACCCCGGAGACCTTCAACAAAAACTACATTGCATACCTCTCAGCAGGTTCGATAATGCCTCCTGAAGAAAAACTCAAGAAATGTTTCGGGATCGAAATCAACAGGCAACTCTTTGAAGATGCAATGGACATCGTGGAGTTGAGAATTCAGGAATTGAATGAACTGGAAAACGGATGATGAACCTGAATTTCTCTTAAACCTTTTTTCTCTTAACCTATTTTTTGGTGATTCACCAGGAGATAATGAATTCAGAACTTTCTTACCTATCCAAGGAATATTTTCCTTGACCTATTGAACCTCATTCAAATTCTCAGGTGAATATAAACGCCTCCGCCAGCTTATCTGGCGGCCCTTTCCAAAAAGAAGAAAATACAGATTTGAATGAAAAACAAGACCGAAATTTAAGTTCATTTGACCTGTTTGCTTATCTTTTTCACTCACAAGCGTCTCAGAAGCTTTTACTTGCTGGCATGTTGTTTTTATTCTTCTTTACGTTTACGTTCTCTTTTTCTTCTTTTTTGTCTTCTTGGGAAAGACCGCTCTCCTGCATCGAGCGGGACAGGAAAGACTCGGTATGGCGAATAAGGTTATATGGTTAAAAGTATCGTAATGTAGTCCTCTTGAGCACAGCGAAGCTCATGACTATAACTATAAATTAGTCTGCTTGAGTGAAACTTACTACTAAAACCCATCAAGTAGTCCTCTTGAGCGAAACGGAGTGGAGCGAAAAGGACCTCGTGCTCCCGAAGCGAAACTCGGGAAGCGGAACTCGGGAAGCGGAACTCGGGAAGCAAAACTCGGAAAACGAAATAACTCAGAAAACGAAATTAGAGCAAGATCTCAATCATGTAACAGTGGCTGATCTATTTTCCGTTCAAGCGTTATAGGCATCATAGATCTGTGCGACCCAAACAACCATTCCCATTAAAATCCCGATTCCGATAATGCTCATGAATGCACTGATCAACAGGGCTGCCCAGACGCCAAGCGCCTTGGATACTTGCCCCTTTACAAGCTGGCCCAGGCCGGGGATGAAAAAAGAGAATAGTGCAGGGACTCCATGTGTTTTCTTATAGCTCATAAGTTTACTCTCCCTTATTTTAGAAAATATGCCGATTGAATACTAATTACTATAAATATTCGTTACTTTAATTAATTTGTTTAATTATTAAAATTTGAGGGTAATAAGTTCTTAGTAATATGAATGACTTCAAGCTCCGAAAAAAGCTTTGAAAAAGGCTTCGAAAAAAAAGTCAAAAAAGGCTTATATTCTCGGAACTCGAAAACACCGGTAACTCAGACCAAAAAGCTCAAAGAAAGTTATGATCCGCAAAGACAAAATCGAAAAGCCCTTTGAATGGGACCCGCCTGCTCCTTCAACAGTCTATATTAAAATCAAAAATATTCCTTACGAGACCTTCAAAACAAGGCTGAACCAGGGGCTGGTTACTACCGAGCTTGACCAGATACGGTACCGTCTGGAGAGGCGCATCTACTGCTGCGGAGTCTGTTCAAAGTACATAAACGGGTACTGCATAATCACTAACCGAAGGGTTGAACCCGGATGGATTTGCAAGTCTTTCGTGCCAAAAGAGGAGTTCATATATCTTGATGCCAGGCCTGCCCGAGGGGATTCGGAAGGGTTCAGATACCTCTCGGAAATCGGGCTTGAAAGAGACAGAACGGAGGAGAAAGGGGAAGCCGGAAACCCGGAAACCGGAGGGGCAGAAAGCATTTACGAAGAAGGAGTGGCTCTCTACAGGCAGGGAAGGCTGAGGCTTGCACTCAAAGCTTTTGACCGTGTGCTGGAGGAAAATCCTCGGGATTTTCCAGCCCTATACCATAAGGGAAATTCCCTCCTGAAACTCAAACGCTATGAAGAAGCTCTTGAGATCTTCGAAAGAGCTGCCGAAATCAAGCCTGAGAATGCAGGGCTCTGGACTAACATGGGTTTTGCTTTAAAAAAGCTCGAACGTTTCCGGGATGCGCTTGAGGCTTTCGAAAAATCCATTTCCCTGAACCCTGTGCAGAAAAATGCCTGGGAAGGCAAGGACTCCGTGCTCTCCCTAATAAGCCTGTGTGAAGAGAAGCTCAGCGAATATGAAAAAATCCTGGAAAGAAATCCCGGGGACCCCGATGCCCTGTTCAAAACCGGGAAGCTCTGGCTCAGGTTTGGCGAGCAGGAAAAAGCCATGCAGGCGTTTAAAAACGCCCTTGAGGTAAAGCCTGAAAATGCCGAAGCCTGGAAGCTCCGGGGAAAAATTCTCTTTAAAGCCGGTTCGGAAAAAGAGGCTTTGCACGCTTTTGAGAATGCAACCCGGCTTAAGCCCGATCATCCCGAAGCCTGGTATGAAAGGGGAAAGGTTTTCCTGAAACTCGGAAACCTGAGAGCTGCAGAAAATGCTTTTAAGATTGCAGCTGACCTCTGGGAGAGTAAAGGGCTTAAAACAAGAGCTGAAAGTGCACGTGAAAATATTCGTAGAATGAGCCCAGGAAAGGCATAAGCTTTTCCGGACTTTTTCTGTAGCTGGCCTTTTCTTTAACTTGCTTTTTTAGCTGACCTTTTCTTTAACTTGTTTTTTTAGCTGACCTTTTCTTTAACTTGTTTTTTTAGCTGACCTTTTCTTTAGCTTGCTTTTTTAGCTGACCTTTTCTTTAACTTGTTTTTTTAGCTGACCTTTTCTTTAGCTTGCTTTTTTAGCTGACCTTTTCTTTAACTTGTTTTTCTTTCAAATGACCTTCTTTAACTGACTTTTTCCTTCAACTTTCCGAGCAACCAATTTCTAAAGATTACAGGTAAGCATGCGTAACATAACGCCTCATCATCCTGTGGCTGTTGAAATAATATGCAATCATGCCTATCGAGTTATTTATCAGTTTAAACCATTCGTCTCTGCGTTCGTAGTAGGTGGGGACGATAATGTAGTAGAGTTTGTTGTAGAGGTCATCAAGCTCAGCAAGCCTTGCTTCCTCTCCTGAGAGGTGTTCTTCGGGCTTGGGCCCTATGGACCAGCCGGTTACCCCTTCGATCCACCCTTCAATCCACCAGCCGTCAAGTACACTGAAATTTACGACCCCGTTATGGGCAGCTTTCATGCCGCTTGTGCCCGAGGCCTCGTAGGGGCGGGTCGGAGTGTTCAGCCAGACGTCAACTCCGGAAACCATTTTTGCGGCAAGTTCCATGTCATAGTTTTCCAGAAAGACGATCTTGATCTCGTTTCGGAGCGTTTCGATACTTCTGAAAATATCTCGTATAAGCTGTTTGCCGGCTCCGTCATTCGGATGGGATTTGCCTGCGAAGATCAGCTGAATTCTTCCCCTTCTGTTAATCTTTCTAAGTCTTTCAAGGTCGGATAGGATCAGGGTTGCACGTTTATACTCAGCCATACGCCGTGCAAAACCTATTGTCAGGGTCTCATAGTCCATGCCTGCTCCTGTCCTTTTGTTGACCTCGTCTATGAGGGCTTTTTTTGCATTTCTGCGGGCTTGCCAGATTTCATCGTCCGGAATTCCTCCGATCCTTACCAGAAGTTCAGGCTCATTTGCCCAGCCTGGCAGATAATGGTCAAAAAGTTTCCTGAAAAAAGGAGAAGTCCAGGTATAGGAGTGGACACCATTTGTTATTGCCTGAATAGAGTAGCCGGGGAATAGTTCGCTTGAGACACGGCTGTGCCGCTTCGTGACGCCATTGACATAGTTAGACAGGTTTAGGGCAAAAAGGCTCGTATCAAAGCGGTCTTCCCCTCCGAACCTTCTGAGGATCTCCACATCGTTTTTATCTCGGATAAGGTCGTCCACAAGCCTGTAATCGAACTTGTCATGCCCGGCTTCCACGGGAGTATGAGTGGTAAAAATGCAGAGGTCCTTTACTTTCGTAGCGTCTTTATTATTGCACTTTAAGAGTTCCAGGGCGAGCAGGCTTGAATGCCCTTCATTCATATGATATTTCCGGACCTTAAAGCCCAGAGCATTAAGCATCCTCACTCCCCCTATCCCGAGCACTATTTCCTGTTTGAGCCTGTAGGTGTGATCCCCTCCATAAAGAAAATCTGTGATCCCACGATCTTCCCATGCGTTCCCCTCTACATTGGTATCGAGGAAAATAATGGGTACGCATCCCCCTGTAAGGCTCTTGCAGTTATATTGCCATGCCTGGATTTTAACCTCTCTGTCCTGAATTTTAACACTCACTTCCTGAGGCGTTCGGGTCATAAAACTCGAAGGGGTCCATTCTTCAATTTTTTCGGTCTGGTTCCCCATGACGTCAAGGCTCTGTCTGAAATATCCTTTATTGCTGACCAGAGTAACTGCTACAAGCGGAATTTTGAGGTCTGAAGCCGAACGGATTGTGTCACCTGCGAGCACTCCAAGTCCACCTGCATATGTAGGGATTTCATTGCGAAGTCCTATCTCCATCGAAAAATATCCTATAGTCGCCATATTTCCCCATATGTTTTAAGACTATAAAAAATAATGACAGTGCACCCATTCTGATCACCTTCTTCGAGCGTCACCATTGTGCCAGGATCTGGGCTTGCATCTTCCCCCAGATCCTGAAGCTCTCTCCAACCTGTTTTCTATTTCTGTGATCGGTCTGCCTGTGTCGTACCGAGTGCAGAATCATCGCCGTAGGCAGTCGTACTCACTTTTCTGCTTTTCCTTCAATGCACTCTCCCACGTTGATGTATTCCCATACACCAATGGGGATTTCGGCAGAGCATACGCACACACCATCCGCCAGAGTACTCCTGCGATAGACACCGGCCACGACTTTTTCGGGATCTTCACCTTCGATTTTGAGCTTGACAGTTTCCCCGTCGAGGATATCCTGTTTTTCCGAAACATACTGCTGGACATCGCGATATTTTGCAAGTCTTTCGGTCTCGATTTCTTCAATCAGTCCTCGTATAATCACTTCATCAAATTTCATGTTCTCCATATTTTTTCACATCCTTGGGGCGATGCCCCACAATATGCCCATAGACTTTCAAAATATATAAATATTTCTTTCACTATCGACGTCTAAATAAACACCTATTGATGTCGAAAACTGAAAAATCTATGTCGACCGGTACAAAATACAGGGAGGTCGGGAAAAAAAGAAATATAGCGGGAGTGGGCTGAGTTCACATTTTCAAAAATACGTAGGTTGCGCCGTCATCCACTGCGACCTTCTTGGCAGCGCCGGATGCTACAAGTTTGTCGAGGGCTGCTTTTGCGGTTGAGAGGGCGCAGCCCACCTGTTTTGCGACAAAAGCAGCAGTACGGAATTTTTCGGGATCGAGAGCGGCGAGGAAATCCTCATCGGCATACGTTTTCTGGAATGTCATATTGTTTTATATGTGTATGAAACTATATAAATAGTTCTTTCACTGTCGATATTCATATTCATTAGGAAGAGTCACAAAGAGCTAAATATTCGAATGGTCAAATAGAACCAATAGAAAGTGACTGAAATGATGGACCCTATATTCGTCAGGTCGACATTATAAATGATATATTTTTTCTGGTATTGTTTTTAAACATTCTGCAAATTTGTAATATACTTGAAGCTGGTTAACATATGACTCAAATCTTACGCCCTATATAAGTAACGAAACATTTTTGCAGTAATGTTTTATGTGGAAGAAAATGTGTTTTCCCACAAAAACGCCATCATTAAAAATCCTTGGAAAAAATCAAGTTACCTGCCGAAAGTAGGATGGACGAAAAAGAACAAAAAATGAGGCATGGGCTTTATATCAAGACCGATGCAAATTTTAACCATATGCTGGCTGAGATCCTGCGAGAAGATAGAGAAATCCTCATCGCTCTTGGCAGGTGCTGAGAGTCCTCCGGAGGACTCTTCATTTTGCTGGATATTCGTTTTCTGTTAAAACATACTTGAGATTGTTAGCTGTCCCTTGGGCAGTATCTGCAATCTGAACCGGGATGTGTCCTGCGGCTATGCCATTACCGAAGTCAAATTCAAAAGTAGTTCCATCCAGCGTTATAGTGTCGCAGTCTACCGGATTTTCTGTCAGGTGGATTGTGAGGCCTCCGGCAGCCATGCTGGATGTTGTGTCATTGACCGCTGCAAGAATGCTCACGCCTATGATCATAATGACCGCTACGCGGATGATGCTGACTGCGGTTTTGCCCATCCTGTTTTTCTGTTATTGGCAGCCCTAGCGGGTTCAGGCTGTTCTGTATTATAGCATAGATGGGCATCGTTGGCTCATTTCTCGATGTTGTTAAACCATATCGTGAATTCTGTTCCTTTATTTCTTTTAAGCTCGATACACCCATCTATTTGTTCAACAAGGATATTTACAAGCTGAAGTCCGAGAGAATCAGCAGTCTGAATGTCTATTTCCTCTGGAATGCCTTTTCCATTATCTGTTACTGTAAGCATATAGTGGAAACTAGCCTTTTTATATACATTCTCTTCTTTTTGCAATGTTATTTTTATTTCTCTTTCCCTTTTATTTGGGAAGGCATGCTTCAAAGAATTTGAGAATAATTCATTGACAATGATGCCAAGAGGAACCGCAGTATCCATCCCAAGGTAAACCTGCTCAAAATCCAGTTTCAGATTTATATCATCAGCGTCTATATTATATGACTTTAAAAAATTTTTAGTGAGTTTTTGAAGATAAGCCGCAAAATCTAGACTGTCCATTCCTTTACTTTTGTATAGCTCTTCATGAATCAGCGCCACTGAAACTACACGATTTTGGCTTTCTCTAAAAGCCTCAATAACTTCTGGGGTCTTACATATTTCACGATTAGAGAAAATATCTATTTGAAGGTCAAGCAAGGATGAAATCACCTGTAAATTATTCTTAATCCTATGATGGATTTCTTTTATGCTAATTTCCTTCATATTTTCCAGAGATTCTTCAGCCTTTTTTCGCTCAGTGATATCCTGAGTTGTTCCTTTCATTCGGATGGGGATATTTTTGTTATCAAAAATGACTTTTCCATATGAATGGACTGTGCGCTCTCCGCTAGGCAAAACAAGCCTATAATCAATGCTATAGGATTCTCCTTTTAAAGCTTTTTCAACAGCATTCTCTATGGGGTTTCGGTCGTCTGGGTGAACATAGCTAAAAAATAAATCGAAAGTTGCCTCTAATTTTTGAGGGTCAAGCCCAAAAATACAATATGTTTCATCAGACCAATATACTTTGTTGGTTACAATGTTCCAATCCCAATTTCCGATATGAGCTATTCTTTGAGCCTCAGCAAGGCTTTCTTCACTCTCTTTCAATGAATTATAAGCTTTCTCAAGTTCTGCTGTGCGTTCTCTAACTCTATCTTCCAAACTCTGATATGCTTCTTTAAGAGCTTCCTCAGCATACTTTCGTTCTTGTTCTACCTTTTTTCTTTCTAGCGCCTGCGTCACTGCCGGCGCTATAGCTTCGAGATCTTCCTGCTGCACCAGACTATAGCCGCCTTCGCGGTTTGCAACAGCAAGTATACCTTTTGTATTTCTATCTAGGATAAGGGGCACACCCAGAAATGAAATGAGTGAGGGATGACCTTGAGGCAGCCCGATACTTTCAGAATGTGATGACGGATTGTTAGTAAAGAAGCTCTTTCCACTATTGATTACGAAGCCATATAGTCCGTGAAGGATAAAATCACCTGGAGGGCGACGATGTCCTGTTTTGTCGTACATCAAACATTCCTCCCATCCTATCTCGCTTATTGCGATGTCATGCAGTAGCCCGTCAGCCCCGACTTCACCAACGAAGCCAATTCGGCTACCGGTTATTTCTAGTGCCACAGATAGACAAGCATTCCCCAACTCCTCTTCTGTTTCAACATTCACAACACTGCTGAAGATTCGATTAATTCCCTCCAGAACACTATTATATCTGCGTATTCTGCGCTCCTCTTGCCCGCATTCTATCTCGTACATGTTATCACCACCGTTTCAGAATGAGTATGCATGTTACTATAAGATCACCTTTGTAGCCAAAATATTCCCGTTTGATTAATTATATGGTAAATAGGAACTTAGAACTATATTAAGGATAGTATTGTTTGTGCTCTGTTTTCTTTTTGTAAGTAGTTGATACTTCTTGGTTTTGGCACTATCTGCGAATTAATTGGTGGGAAAACCATCTGAGATGGCTGTCCTTACAGGATGTCTGCGCCAGCCTCCGTAAGACACTGCCTCCCTGAATACAGGACGGAGCAGTGAGCCACAAGCCTACGGCTGGGAGATCGGGAGGACGGGCAGGGATTTACCGGGATGGGTCTTGGAGAGGCTGCAAAAAAGTAGGATTACAAAAATGAGTTTAAGTTGGCATGAGCGTTTCTAATTATTTTATGTAATCTCTTTACATCTAATCTAATACCTATGAGTATATATCAGCTTGTCCTATTATGAAAATAAGTCTCAAAAATTTATTTGCTTTGAGTTTATTGTTTTAATAATTGAGGGTCAGTACTTTTATGATCAGCTTTATTAATATAATTAAGTTCAGAGTTTATATACAGAAAAACAGACTCTAACCCGGAGATGAAAAGTATGATCATAATCCATTTTATTTTCAAATGCATCTCTTGAGTTACAGGCATGAATAACAAAGGTAACAAAATGCCTACAATTGATACATAAATAAGCGATCCAAAACACTTTTTGGTATTGGTAGTTAATTATAGTTATATATTATGAAAACCTATATTTCTGCATGAACTGCCCAAGATGCAAAAGTTCCAATCACACAAAAAACGGTATAGTTTGTGGACGTCAACGCTACAAATGCCACGATTGTGGATATAACTATTCAGTCGAGCTAAAATCAACTGCTAGTTCTCCTTTAGTTAAGAGACAGGCTTTGCAACTTTATCTTGAAGGATTAGGATTTCGCTCAATAGGACGATTTTTAGGGGTAAGTCATGTTTCTGTCCAAAAATGGATAATGAAATTTGGTCAGGAGATAGGGGAGCTAAAAAGCGAAAATGAGATCTCTATTGTTGAACTGGATGAGATGCACACTTACATCGGTAACAAAAAAAATATTGCTGGATCTGGATTGCTGTTGATAGAGTTGGGAAAAAGTTCATCAACTGCTCTTTTGGTAGCAGAGGAACGAAAACTGGACAACTACTCTGGGAAAAATTAAAGAAGAAAGAGATTGGAGAGGTGATGACTGATCACTGGAGGGCATATGCAGAGTTTATTCCTGAAAATATTCATACTCAATCCGAAGCAGAAACGTATACAGTTGAAGGATATAATGGCATATTAAGGCACTTTCTGGCAAGGTTGAGACGAAAGACAAAGTGTTATACGAAGAGTCTTGAAATGCTAAAGTACTCTGTTCTTCTATTGATGAAACACAGAAATAAAGAGTTATCTATATTTAGTTAACAATACCAAAAAATTTAGAGGATATTTGAGGAACATTTTTGAATTAAACCCTTCGCTTGGTTCTTATTTTAATGACATTCAGGTATCAATGGGGTATAAACCTCAACTTAAAGAATTATCTTTCAATAATATTTTCAAGCTAGAGTTATCAAGATGCAAACTTGGATATTCTAATCTTGAATCATTTA containing:
- a CDS encoding M3 family oligoendopeptidase, which encodes MFKELNPDEITTEWNDSYLFNSREDALEKLGALKKSSEEINETFRPEFERLSGSVLLDYLETEKDFSRSTDVLYIYAYTQFSKNVNDQFFISLIEGSQNLITEHKMASAFATVKLTSLNKEEWDRLFSEEPGLEVYRPYLEATYMRFVEHRPMNEAHAIYLADLENQRMKLETEAISKITNKVTMAGNITLESGEEFQVNSQSYNTLLSTDQSRENRKRCYDKRFYHLVNESDSMAFLYSKKARLDDLIARELNYRDSYESSLYDLYLTEDQVDDMSTVFKKRKHVFEDYNGLRRKKLGLETLRPYDLMLQLTDQPGKNYTYSDALQEVQKSYSGMDSRFNEIFLEMATGKFIDVYPDPEHGKQPGGYCYGLCALKAPALIFMNYNGIISDQKTLTHELGHGINFYLMGNSVDYLYCTGQIYEMEVPSTFNEELFVDHMVENSDKETAVAVLAQHIGEYQNYFTRQPMITEFEYKAHSLCAEKSNENGTVSGAELNALWTALSKEYRSDSVEYYDEDSAEWTYINHIYLTNNYYTFNYAISKAITLALFKQYRETPETFNKNYIAYLSAGSIMPPEEKLKKCFGIEINRQLFEDAMDIVELRIQELNELENG
- a CDS encoding tetratricopeptide repeat protein, with protein sequence MIRKDKIEKPFEWDPPAPSTVYIKIKNIPYETFKTRLNQGLVTTELDQIRYRLERRIYCCGVCSKYINGYCIITNRRVEPGWICKSFVPKEEFIYLDARPARGDSEGFRYLSEIGLERDRTEEKGEAGNPETGGAESIYEEGVALYRQGRLRLALKAFDRVLEENPRDFPALYHKGNSLLKLKRYEEALEIFERAAEIKPENAGLWTNMGFALKKLERFRDALEAFEKSISLNPVQKNAWEGKDSVLSLISLCEEKLSEYEKILERNPGDPDALFKTGKLWLRFGEQEKAMQAFKNALEVKPENAEAWKLRGKILFKAGSEKEALHAFENATRLKPDHPEAWYERGKVFLKLGNLRAAENAFKIAADLWESKGLKTRAESARENIRRMSPGKA
- the glgP gene encoding alpha-glucan family phosphorylase, which gives rise to MATIGYFSMEIGLRNEIPTYAGGLGVLAGDTIRSASDLKIPLVAVTLVSNKGYFRQSLDVMGNQTEKIEEWTPSSFMTRTPQEVSVKIQDREVKIQAWQYNCKSLTGGCVPIIFLDTNVEGNAWEDRGITDFLYGGDHTYRLKQEIVLGIGGVRMLNALGFKVRKYHMNEGHSSLLALELLKCNNKDATKVKDLCIFTTHTPVEAGHDKFDYRLVDDLIRDKNDVEILRRFGGEDRFDTSLFALNLSNYVNGVTKRHSRVSSELFPGYSIQAITNGVHSYTWTSPFFRKLFDHYLPGWANEPELLVRIGGIPDDEIWQARRNAKKALIDEVNKRTGAGMDYETLTIGFARRMAEYKRATLILSDLERLRKINRRGRIQLIFAGKSHPNDGAGKQLIRDIFRSIETLRNEIKIVFLENYDMELAAKMVSGVDVWLNTPTRPYEASGTSGMKAAHNGVVNFSVLDGWWIEGWIEGVTGWSIGPKPEEHLSGEEARLAELDDLYNKLYYIIVPTYYERRDEWFKLINNSIGMIAYYFNSHRMMRRYVTHAYL
- a CDS encoding sensor histidine kinase, whose translation is MYEIECGQEERRIRRYNSVLEGINRIFSSVVNVETEEELGNACLSVALEITGSRIGFVGEVGADGLLHDIAISEIGWEECLMYDKTGHRRPPGDFILHGLYGFVINSGKSFFTNNPSSHSESIGLPQGHPSLISFLGVPLILDRNTKGILAVANREGGYSLVQQEDLEAIAPAVTQALERKKVEQERKYAEEALKEAYQSLEDRVRERTAELEKAYNSLKESEESLAEAQRIAHIGNWDWNIVTNKVYWSDETYCIFGLDPQKLEATFDLFFSYVHPDDRNPIENAVEKALKGESYSIDYRLVLPSGERTVHSYGKVIFDNKNIPIRMKGTTQDITERKKAEESLENMKEISIKEIHHRIKNNLQVISSLLDLQIDIFSNREICKTPEVIEAFRESQNRVVSVALIHEELYKSKGMDSLDFAAYLQKLTKNFLKSYNIDADDINLKLDFEQVYLGMDTAVPLGIIVNELFSNSLKHAFPNKREREIKITLQKEENVYKKASFHYMLTVTDNGKGIPEEIDIQTADSLGLQLVNILVEQIDGCIELKRNKGTEFTIWFNNIEK
- a CDS encoding IS1 family transposase (programmed frameshift); translation: MNCPRCKSSNHTKNGIVCGRQRYKCHDCGYNYSVELKSTASSPLVKRQALQLYLEGLGFRSIGRFLGVSHVSVQKWIMKFGQEIGELKSENEISIVELDEMHTYIGNKKYCWIWIAVDRVGKKFINCSFGSRGTKTGQLLWEKLKKKEIGEVMTDHWRAYAEFIPENIHTQSEAETYTVEGYNGILRHFLARLRRKTKCYTKSLEMLKYSVLLLMKHRNKELSIFS